One region of Primulina tabacum isolate GXHZ01 chromosome 1, ASM2559414v2, whole genome shotgun sequence genomic DNA includes:
- the LOC142543385 gene encoding uncharacterized protein LOC142543385 isoform X3 → MDSSGLDMTGESVEQGSKHERSCERKFITKKYVSDELYNDEDDDEIRYLSKLKNSKISVCSNTDYEDKTIGKQMQKISRVMGMHTYGYETVIGQYDSSNLHKESMNSQLPRSFEVPDYLEDKDSVFDCETDLKNKNRRQEPIEVSKYSDMESSITTRRRAILTGRDVSPGLEQKEQLSEVEQQMKRAEAAKRRRMQNEKAARESEAEAIRKILCQDSNRKKREVKIKKQQENRAQERTSNSAKIASNVIRWIMGPSGTIVTFPDELGFPSIFEPKPCRYQISYPPPREKCAGPSCTNEYKYRDSKSNLPLCSLLCYKAIHSKGRPLAAC, encoded by the exons ATGGATTCATCTGGGCTAGACATGACTGGGGAGTCTGTCGAGCAAGGTTCAAAGCATGAACGATCATGTGAAAGGAAATTTATTACTAAGAAATATGTTTCTGATGAATTGTATAAtgatgaagatgatgatgagatTCGGTACCTTTCAAAGCtcaaaaattccaaaatttcAGTTTGCTCTAATACAGACTACGAAGATAAGACTATAGGCAAGCAAATGCAGAAGATATCTAGAGTAATGGGTATGCATACGTACGGATATGAAACAGTTATCGGACAATACGACTCTTCAAATCTACATAAAGAAAGTATGAATTCCCAACTTCCAAGATCATTTGAAGTGCCTGATTATTTGGAAGATAAGGATTCAGTATTTGACTGTGAGACTGATCTAAAGAACAAGAATCGGAGACAGGAACCAATTGAAGTATCGAAATATTCCGATATGGAAAGCTCAATAACTACACGTAGGAGGGCTATTCTGACTGGTAGAGATGTTTCACCTGGTTTAG AGCAAAAAGAGCAACTCTCTGAAGTGGAGCAGCAAATGAAAAGAGCTGAGGCTGCTAAAAGGCGTAGGATGCAAAATGAAAAGGCCGCTCGTGAATCTGAG GCAGAGGCAATTAGGAAAATCTTGTGTCAAGATTCCAACAGGAAAAAACGAGAGGTGAAAATCAAGAAACAACAGGAGAACCGAGCACAG GAGAGGACCTCGAACTCTGCTAAAATTGCATCCAATGTCATTAGATGGATTATGGGACCTTCAGGGACCATCGTCACTTTCCCTGACGAGCTTGGCTTCCCAAGTATTTTTGAACCTAAGCCTTGCAGGTATCAAATCAG CTATCCACCACCAAGAGAAAAGTGTGCCGGTCCTTCATGTACAAACGAGTACAAATACAGAGATTCGAAGTCGAATCTCCCTCTTTGCAGCCTTTTGTGTTACAAGGCAATACACTCAAAGGGACGACCTCTCGCGGCTTGTTGA
- the LOC142543385 gene encoding uncharacterized protein LOC142543385 isoform X1 — protein MDSSGLDMTGESVEQGSKHERSCERKFITKKYVSDELYNDEDDDEIRYLSKLKNSKISVCSNTDYEDKTIGKQMQKISRVMGMHTYGYETVIGQYDSSNLHKESMNSQLPRSFEVPDYLEDKDSVFDCETDLKNKNRRQEPIEVSKYSDMESSITTRRRAILTGRDVSPGLGAGPTHFPTLSHATSRKQKEQLSEVEQQMKRAEAAKRRRMQNEKAARESEAEAIRKILCQDSNRKKREVKIKKQQENRAQERTSNSAKIASNVIRWIMGPSGTIVTFPDELGFPSIFEPKPCRYQISYPPPREKCAGPSCTNEYKYRDSKSNLPLCSLLCYKAIHSKGRPLAAC, from the exons ATGGATTCATCTGGGCTAGACATGACTGGGGAGTCTGTCGAGCAAGGTTCAAAGCATGAACGATCATGTGAAAGGAAATTTATTACTAAGAAATATGTTTCTGATGAATTGTATAAtgatgaagatgatgatgagatTCGGTACCTTTCAAAGCtcaaaaattccaaaatttcAGTTTGCTCTAATACAGACTACGAAGATAAGACTATAGGCAAGCAAATGCAGAAGATATCTAGAGTAATGGGTATGCATACGTACGGATATGAAACAGTTATCGGACAATACGACTCTTCAAATCTACATAAAGAAAGTATGAATTCCCAACTTCCAAGATCATTTGAAGTGCCTGATTATTTGGAAGATAAGGATTCAGTATTTGACTGTGAGACTGATCTAAAGAACAAGAATCGGAGACAGGAACCAATTGAAGTATCGAAATATTCCGATATGGAAAGCTCAATAACTACACGTAGGAGGGCTATTCTGACTGGTAGAGATGTTTCACCTGGTTTAGGTGCTGGTCCAACTCATTTTCCAACCTTGTCACATGCCACATCAAGAA AGCAAAAAGAGCAACTCTCTGAAGTGGAGCAGCAAATGAAAAGAGCTGAGGCTGCTAAAAGGCGTAGGATGCAAAATGAAAAGGCCGCTCGTGAATCTGAG GCAGAGGCAATTAGGAAAATCTTGTGTCAAGATTCCAACAGGAAAAAACGAGAGGTGAAAATCAAGAAACAACAGGAGAACCGAGCACAG GAGAGGACCTCGAACTCTGCTAAAATTGCATCCAATGTCATTAGATGGATTATGGGACCTTCAGGGACCATCGTCACTTTCCCTGACGAGCTTGGCTTCCCAAGTATTTTTGAACCTAAGCCTTGCAGGTATCAAATCAG CTATCCACCACCAAGAGAAAAGTGTGCCGGTCCTTCATGTACAAACGAGTACAAATACAGAGATTCGAAGTCGAATCTCCCTCTTTGCAGCCTTTTGTGTTACAAGGCAATACACTCAAAGGGACGACCTCTCGCGGCTTGTTGA
- the LOC142543385 gene encoding uncharacterized protein LOC142543385 isoform X2, giving the protein MDSSGLDMTGESVEQGSKHERSCERKFITKKYVSDELYNDEDDDEIRYLSKLKNSKISVCSNTDYEDKTIGKQMQKISRVMGMHTYGYETVIGQYDSSNLHKESMNSQLPRSFEVPDYLEDKDSVFDCETDLKNKNRRQEPIEVSKYSDMESSITTRRRAILTGRDVSPGLGAGPTHFPTLSHATSRKQKEQLSEVEQQMKRAEAAKRRRMQNEKAARESEAEAIRKILCQDSNRKKREVKIKKQQENRAQERTSNSAKIASNVIRWIMGPSGTIVTFPDELGFPSIFEPKPCSYPPPREKCAGPSCTNEYKYRDSKSNLPLCSLLCYKAIHSKGRPLAAC; this is encoded by the exons ATGGATTCATCTGGGCTAGACATGACTGGGGAGTCTGTCGAGCAAGGTTCAAAGCATGAACGATCATGTGAAAGGAAATTTATTACTAAGAAATATGTTTCTGATGAATTGTATAAtgatgaagatgatgatgagatTCGGTACCTTTCAAAGCtcaaaaattccaaaatttcAGTTTGCTCTAATACAGACTACGAAGATAAGACTATAGGCAAGCAAATGCAGAAGATATCTAGAGTAATGGGTATGCATACGTACGGATATGAAACAGTTATCGGACAATACGACTCTTCAAATCTACATAAAGAAAGTATGAATTCCCAACTTCCAAGATCATTTGAAGTGCCTGATTATTTGGAAGATAAGGATTCAGTATTTGACTGTGAGACTGATCTAAAGAACAAGAATCGGAGACAGGAACCAATTGAAGTATCGAAATATTCCGATATGGAAAGCTCAATAACTACACGTAGGAGGGCTATTCTGACTGGTAGAGATGTTTCACCTGGTTTAGGTGCTGGTCCAACTCATTTTCCAACCTTGTCACATGCCACATCAAGAA AGCAAAAAGAGCAACTCTCTGAAGTGGAGCAGCAAATGAAAAGAGCTGAGGCTGCTAAAAGGCGTAGGATGCAAAATGAAAAGGCCGCTCGTGAATCTGAG GCAGAGGCAATTAGGAAAATCTTGTGTCAAGATTCCAACAGGAAAAAACGAGAGGTGAAAATCAAGAAACAACAGGAGAACCGAGCACAG GAGAGGACCTCGAACTCTGCTAAAATTGCATCCAATGTCATTAGATGGATTATGGGACCTTCAGGGACCATCGTCACTTTCCCTGACGAGCTTGGCTTCCCAAGTATTTTTGAACCTAAGCCTTGCAG CTATCCACCACCAAGAGAAAAGTGTGCCGGTCCTTCATGTACAAACGAGTACAAATACAGAGATTCGAAGTCGAATCTCCCTCTTTGCAGCCTTTTGTGTTACAAGGCAATACACTCAAAGGGACGACCTCTCGCGGCTTGTTGA